Proteins from a genomic interval of Flammeovirgaceae bacterium SG7u.111:
- a CDS encoding SusC/RagA family TonB-linked outer membrane protein: MSSKLQLLIALVFFWTAASAQDKTISGTIISGSDKMPLPGVSVIVKGTTIGTVTDLDGLYTLKVPADQTTLVFSYIGFSPQEVEIGSQTSIDITLAEDVRQISEVVVTAFGIEREKKALGYAVQGVDAQAIANAPSPNVVNSLSGRVSGLQVTSAGTPGGSPEFVIRGFSSVSGNNQPLIVVDGVPMQQTTNATSGERSDNQTYGGGLSEIDPNNIAEVNVLKGPNAAALYGSRAANGVILITTKNGSGQEGIGVEINSTTTFERPALKPSFQNTYGGGNGYTTWYADGFSGTVDGYKGTAGTDESWGAPMDGRLVRQWWTGTETAPLTPNPDNWEEYWETGSTLNNSVAISGSNDKGSFRLALGRVDQKGIMHNNGYTRNNFRLNATQKFTDKLTITAMGEYIKSGSDNRGYTSSSNFIWHHRHISWEQLKNYEAYEDVHISPDGDTEPPNWQHTYFTNPFFMEDVLTNSNSKDRLLGNISLNYEFSDWLSLMVRSGTDMWTDTRINVTGYERVKRGNFAQGSYNEEVLRRQETNSDFIFTINKDISKAFSFNAQVGGINRSNYQKRNYTDVNQLTIDGVYNAGNNASPNTDESSIYEKETNSLFGAAQFGFQNMLFLDITGRNDWSSTLPAANNSFFYPSVSLSAVLTDIIPNSSGKVLSFAKIRGSWAEVGNDADPYLLGQTFSPQGLWDGSVPKFAESSEIANSALKPEKTTGLEIGADIRFFNGRVNLDVTYYDQSTEDQILAVDISRASGYGSRVLNAGQITNKGIEAMLNATILETNGGFTWDLGINFAKNQNEVVELADGLTSLTLWSIRGASLEARVGEAYGNLYGNKFARTEDGELIFKDGLPYNIDGQHVIGNITPDWTGGISNNFSFKGITLNALIDIKKGGDVYDMGTSVARITGVLEETEIGREEGVIGQGVKNIGTDENPEYVTNDVVASATTFYGRYSGRQYHEAAVMDGSYIKLRELSIGYQLPSSLLSNIFLQSARISVVGRNLAFLHKNMTHTDPELSSSSLGYNYGQLPSSRSLGFNLNVSF; the protein is encoded by the coding sequence ATGAGTTCAAAACTACAATTGCTAATTGCATTAGTTTTTTTCTGGACAGCTGCTTCAGCCCAGGACAAAACTATTTCGGGCACCATTATTTCAGGCAGTGATAAGATGCCTCTTCCTGGTGTATCGGTAATCGTAAAAGGAACCACCATCGGTACTGTAACCGATTTGGATGGGCTTTACACACTTAAAGTACCTGCAGACCAAACAACTCTTGTGTTTTCCTACATCGGGTTTTCCCCTCAAGAAGTGGAAATTGGTTCTCAAACGTCTATCGATATCACTTTAGCAGAAGATGTAAGGCAGATCAGTGAAGTTGTAGTAACCGCTTTTGGTATTGAAAGAGAGAAAAAAGCATTGGGCTATGCAGTTCAGGGCGTAGATGCTCAGGCAATTGCAAATGCCCCTTCACCTAACGTTGTAAACTCTCTATCTGGTCGTGTTTCTGGCTTGCAAGTAACCAGTGCTGGAACACCAGGTGGTAGTCCTGAGTTTGTTATTAGAGGTTTTTCTTCTGTATCTGGAAATAACCAACCTCTTATAGTAGTGGATGGAGTTCCCATGCAGCAAACTACGAATGCTACATCTGGGGAGCGTTCAGACAACCAAACATATGGTGGCGGTCTTTCCGAAATAGACCCTAATAACATTGCTGAAGTAAACGTGCTGAAAGGACCGAATGCTGCCGCATTGTACGGATCTAGGGCTGCCAATGGTGTTATATTGATAACGACCAAAAATGGCTCTGGTCAAGAAGGCATTGGCGTAGAAATAAACTCTACTACTACTTTCGAAAGACCTGCCCTTAAGCCTAGCTTCCAAAACACATACGGAGGTGGAAACGGTTACACCACTTGGTATGCAGATGGCTTTAGTGGTACTGTAGATGGATATAAAGGTACTGCTGGTACTGATGAAAGCTGGGGAGCACCAATGGACGGCAGGTTAGTAAGACAATGGTGGACTGGCACTGAAACTGCTCCTTTGACTCCTAACCCTGACAACTGGGAAGAATACTGGGAAACTGGTTCCACTCTTAATAACAGTGTTGCAATTTCTGGATCTAACGACAAAGGTTCATTCCGCTTAGCGCTAGGAAGGGTAGACCAAAAAGGAATTATGCACAATAATGGGTACACAAGAAACAACTTCAGGTTGAATGCTACTCAAAAATTTACCGACAAGCTTACAATCACTGCAATGGGTGAGTATATCAAGTCTGGCTCTGACAACAGGGGCTATACAAGCTCTAGTAATTTCATCTGGCATCATCGCCACATCTCATGGGAACAACTAAAAAATTATGAAGCGTACGAGGATGTTCATATTTCTCCTGATGGAGACACTGAGCCACCTAACTGGCAGCATACTTATTTTACAAACCCATTCTTCATGGAAGATGTACTGACAAACTCGAACAGCAAAGACCGTCTATTGGGTAATATCTCACTAAACTATGAATTTAGTGACTGGTTAAGCCTAATGGTAAGAAGCGGTACTGATATGTGGACTGATACTAGGATAAATGTTACAGGGTACGAAAGAGTGAAAAGAGGTAACTTTGCACAAGGCAGCTACAATGAGGAGGTATTACGACGTCAGGAAACAAACTCCGATTTCATCTTCACAATAAACAAAGATATTTCTAAAGCATTCTCTTTCAATGCCCAAGTAGGTGGAATCAACCGCTCAAACTACCAAAAGAGAAACTATACTGATGTAAATCAACTTACTATTGACGGCGTCTATAATGCAGGAAACAATGCTAGCCCAAATACTGATGAAAGCTCTATTTATGAGAAAGAAACCAACAGTTTATTTGGAGCAGCTCAGTTTGGTTTCCAAAACATGTTATTTCTTGATATCACAGGTAGAAATGACTGGTCTAGTACTTTACCTGCAGCCAACAACTCCTTCTTCTACCCATCAGTATCGTTGAGTGCTGTTTTGACAGACATCATTCCAAACAGCTCTGGCAAAGTATTATCTTTTGCTAAAATCCGAGGTAGCTGGGCTGAAGTAGGTAACGACGCAGACCCTTACTTACTTGGTCAAACTTTTTCTCCTCAAGGCCTTTGGGATGGTAGCGTTCCAAAATTTGCTGAAAGTAGCGAAATCGCCAACTCTGCTCTTAAGCCTGAGAAAACAACTGGCTTAGAGATTGGGGCCGATATCAGGTTCTTCAACGGAAGGGTTAATTTGGACGTAACTTACTACGATCAGTCTACTGAAGATCAGATTTTGGCTGTAGATATATCAAGGGCTAGTGGATATGGATCTAGGGTGCTCAACGCAGGACAAATCACTAACAAAGGTATAGAAGCAATGTTAAATGCTACTATTCTTGAAACAAACGGTGGTTTTACTTGGGACTTAGGAATCAACTTTGCCAAAAACCAAAACGAAGTAGTTGAGTTGGCAGATGGTCTTACTTCACTGACATTGTGGTCAATCAGGGGAGCTTCGCTTGAAGCTAGAGTTGGCGAAGCTTATGGTAACCTATATGGAAATAAATTTGCCAGAACCGAAGATGGTGAGTTGATCTTTAAAGATGGATTGCCTTATAACATTGACGGTCAACATGTGATAGGAAATATCACTCCAGACTGGACTGGTGGTATAAGCAACAATTTCAGCTTTAAAGGCATCACCTTAAACGCTCTAATCGATATCAAAAAAGGTGGAGATGTTTACGACATGGGTACCAGTGTTGCTAGAATCACTGGTGTACTTGAAGAAACAGAAATTGGTCGTGAAGAAGGTGTGATTGGTCAAGGTGTCAAGAATATCGGCACAGATGAGAATCCAGAATATGTTACCAACGATGTGGTTGCTTCTGCAACTACTTTCTATGGAAGGTACAGTGGTCGCCAGTACCACGAAGCTGCAGTAATGGACGGAAGTTACATCAAACTAAGAGAACTATCCATTGGATATCAACTTCCATCTAGCTTGCTTTCTAACATATTCCTACAATCTGCTAGGATATCTGTAGTAGGCAGAAATCTTGCATTTTTACACAAAAACATGACCCATACAGATCCTGAGCTTAGTAGTTCAAGCTTAGGTTACAACTACGGTCAACTTCCAAGCTCAAGAAGCTTAGGTTTCAACCTAAATGTGAGCTTCTAA
- the sufB gene encoding Fe-S cluster assembly protein SufB, whose translation MSADKETEFLEQVTSKEYEHGWSVDFEADEAPKGLSEDIVRFISAKKGEPAWLLEWRLEAFKTWQEMETPEWANVKFPEINYQDIIYYSAPKQKVTPKSLDEVDPELLETFAKLGISLTEQKRLTGVAVDAVIDSVSVATTFKETLSELGIIFCSFSEAVKEHPELVRQYIGSVVPVKDNYFAALNSAVFSDGSFCYIPKGVRCPMELSTYFRINAANTGQFERTLIVAEEGSYVSYLEGCTAPQRDENQLHAAVVEIYAAKDAEVKYSTVQNWYPGDENGKGGIYNFVTKRGICFGDNSKISWTQVETGSAVTWKYPSCILKGDNSIGEFYSVAVTNNYQQADTGTKMIHIGKNTKSRIVSKGISAGKSQNSYRGLVKVMKRAENARNFSQCDSLLLGDRCGAHTFPYIEVENKSSTVEHEATTSKIGEDQIFYCNQRGIGTEAAVALIVNGYAKEVLNKLPMEFAVEAQKLLAISLEGSVG comes from the coding sequence ATGAGTGCCGACAAAGAAACAGAGTTCTTAGAACAAGTTACCTCCAAAGAGTACGAGCATGGATGGTCAGTCGATTTTGAAGCAGACGAAGCTCCAAAAGGGCTAAGTGAAGATATAGTAAGGTTCATCTCTGCTAAGAAGGGCGAGCCAGCGTGGTTGCTGGAATGGAGGCTTGAGGCTTTTAAGACTTGGCAAGAGATGGAGACTCCTGAATGGGCCAATGTCAAATTCCCAGAAATCAACTATCAAGACATTATATATTATTCTGCTCCTAAACAAAAGGTGACTCCTAAGTCTTTGGATGAGGTTGACCCCGAGCTGTTGGAGACTTTCGCAAAATTGGGAATTTCCCTTACAGAGCAAAAGCGTTTGACAGGGGTAGCAGTAGATGCGGTTATAGATAGTGTTTCTGTGGCTACTACTTTTAAGGAGACGCTTTCTGAGCTAGGTATCATTTTTTGCTCGTTTAGCGAGGCGGTAAAGGAGCATCCTGAGCTAGTGAGGCAATACATAGGCTCGGTAGTTCCTGTAAAGGACAACTACTTTGCGGCCTTGAACTCTGCTGTGTTTAGCGATGGATCGTTCTGTTACATTCCCAAAGGCGTTCGTTGCCCTATGGAGCTTTCTACCTATTTTAGGATAAACGCGGCAAATACAGGTCAGTTTGAAAGAACGTTGATCGTAGCCGAAGAAGGTTCGTATGTTAGCTACCTCGAAGGTTGCACCGCTCCTCAGCGTGATGAAAATCAATTGCATGCTGCGGTAGTAGAAATCTACGCTGCTAAAGATGCAGAGGTAAAATATTCTACCGTACAAAACTGGTATCCTGGCGATGAAAATGGCAAGGGCGGTATTTACAACTTCGTGACCAAAAGAGGGATTTGCTTTGGCGATAATTCAAAAATATCTTGGACACAGGTGGAGACAGGTTCTGCAGTTACGTGGAAATACCCTAGCTGTATATTGAAAGGTGATAACTCTATAGGCGAGTTTTATTCGGTAGCCGTAACTAATAATTACCAACAAGCCGATACGGGTACAAAAATGATTCACATTGGTAAAAATACCAAGAGTAGGATCGTTTCGAAAGGTATTTCTGCAGGAAAGAGCCAAAACAGCTACCGTGGCTTGGTAAAAGTGATGAAGCGTGCTGAAAATGCAAGGAACTTCTCGCAATGTGACTCGTTGCTTTTGGGCGACCGGTGCGGAGCGCATACTTTCCCTTATATAGAGGTAGAGAACAAATCTTCTACTGTGGAGCATGAGGCTACTACTTCAAAAATTGGTGAGGATCAGATTTTCTACTGTAACCAACGAGGAATAGGTACAGAGGCTGCTGTTGCACTCATTGTAAATGGCTATGCGAAAGAAGTATTGAACAAGCTCCCGATGGAATTTGCCGTAGAGGCACAAAAACTATTGGCTATCAGCTTAGAAGGAAGTGTAGGGTAA
- a CDS encoding DUF1800 domain-containing protein: protein MKLNQQQIQHLFLRAGFGINYDLLQKYDGLEAEVLVEKLFEKSAQSTYLDLAEKEAFRPPMNGDPGAKKVFQKKSREMVIKLNVAWLKSMATSEGSLREKMTFFWQGHFASSAKNPYLVQQQHNLIKKHALGSFGDLLKAVSKDAVMLQYLNNQQNKKNAPNENFAREVMELFTLGRGNYTENDIKEAARAFTGWGFNKEGEFFFRKRIHDYGEKTVLGKTGNFDGDEVLDILLEQKQTAKYLTGKIYAFFVNDQVDETKVEKLADSFYASGYDISALLKEVFTSNWFYDPKNIGSKIKSPVELLVGNMQYFYMDFGNEKALVGIQRMLGQILFKPPNVAGWPNGEEWIDASTLMFRLKLTEASLAASLVGGNEELWDKKAGKGWGNRLKKMHVSSDLEAFQRQFGTIPAKDLIDRLCAYFIQLPLSDEKKKLVGVRGDLPEEERLLRTVAKISKLPEFQMC from the coding sequence ATGAAACTCAATCAACAACAAATCCAACATCTTTTTTTGCGAGCAGGTTTTGGTATAAACTATGACTTGCTGCAAAAGTATGATGGGCTTGAAGCAGAGGTGCTTGTGGAAAAGCTGTTTGAAAAGTCAGCGCAGTCAACTTACCTCGACTTGGCAGAAAAAGAGGCTTTTCGCCCACCTATGAACGGCGACCCTGGAGCAAAGAAGGTCTTTCAGAAAAAGTCGAGAGAGATGGTGATAAAGTTGAATGTTGCTTGGCTAAAAAGCATGGCTACAAGTGAGGGAAGCCTTCGGGAAAAAATGACTTTCTTTTGGCAAGGGCATTTTGCCTCGTCTGCCAAAAACCCTTATCTGGTACAACAGCAGCATAACTTGATAAAGAAACATGCGCTCGGCAGCTTTGGCGATCTGCTAAAAGCGGTTTCGAAAGATGCGGTGATGTTGCAGTACCTCAATAACCAGCAAAATAAGAAAAATGCACCCAATGAAAACTTCGCCCGCGAGGTGATGGAGCTGTTTACCTTGGGCAGGGGCAATTATACCGAAAATGATATAAAAGAAGCAGCTAGGGCTTTTACGGGCTGGGGTTTCAACAAAGAAGGAGAGTTCTTTTTTCGAAAAAGGATTCATGATTATGGAGAAAAAACAGTCTTAGGGAAAACGGGAAATTTTGATGGAGATGAGGTGTTGGACATACTCTTGGAGCAAAAACAAACAGCGAAATATCTGACAGGGAAGATATATGCCTTTTTTGTGAATGATCAAGTTGATGAGACAAAAGTGGAGAAGCTAGCGGATAGTTTTTACGCGTCGGGTTATGACATAAGTGCTTTGCTTAAAGAGGTTTTTACTTCAAACTGGTTCTACGATCCCAAAAATATTGGTTCGAAAATAAAAAGCCCTGTAGAACTTTTGGTAGGCAATATGCAGTATTTCTACATGGATTTTGGGAATGAAAAAGCCTTGGTTGGCATCCAGCGGATGTTGGGGCAAATCCTGTTCAAGCCGCCTAATGTGGCAGGCTGGCCAAATGGTGAAGAATGGATCGATGCTTCTACATTGATGTTTCGCCTAAAGCTCACAGAAGCTTCTTTGGCTGCATCCTTAGTTGGTGGAAACGAAGAGCTTTGGGATAAAAAGGCTGGAAAAGGATGGGGCAATCGGTTGAAGAAAATGCATGTTTCTTCCGATTTGGAGGCATTTCAACGACAATTTGGAACCATCCCTGCAAAAGACCTTATAGATAGACTTTGCGCTTATTTCATCCAACTCCCACTTTCCGACGAGAAAAAAAAATTAGTTGGGGTGAGAGGCGACCTTCCTGAAGAGGAAAGATTACTGAGGACAGTTGCCAAAATAAGTAAGCTTCCCGAGTTTCAAATGTGTTAG
- a CDS encoding DUF1501 domain-containing protein: MHKRRDFLKRSALVTAGSLLAPQFLSAGKMLLGTNYQGKKLVVVQLGGGNDGLNTIVPFRNDIYYKLRPNLSIPASEVLPLNDELGLNPSLKALKKFYDNGELAVLNNVGYPNPDRSHFRSMDIWQSASDSDKYLKTGWLGRMLDATCPSDAGAYFGLEAGEQLSLAMKGERMKGMAVDDVNRLYQSTRDQFLVGASHAHEHHEHQVDYLYKTLQDVKSSAAYLKEKSGLYSSKIDYPKNPLAKELRGVAQLINAGAESKIYYTSISGFDTHARQKGKQGNLLKSVAESLDAFVTDLKVGGQFENSLVMVFSEFGRRVEENGSEGTDHGTANNVWLIGGKLKKAGVLNTAPDLVKLNNDDLIYTEDFRSVYATILNGWLATNSNDVLGGEFSNLGFV, from the coding sequence ATGCATAAAAGAAGAGATTTTCTTAAAAGATCGGCTTTAGTGACAGCAGGGTCGCTGCTGGCTCCCCAATTCCTTTCGGCAGGTAAAATGCTGTTGGGTACTAATTATCAAGGGAAAAAGTTGGTGGTGGTGCAGCTTGGAGGGGGGAATGATGGGTTAAATACGATAGTGCCTTTCCGAAATGATATTTACTACAAGCTTCGTCCAAATTTATCTATCCCTGCTTCGGAAGTATTGCCACTCAATGATGAACTGGGCCTCAACCCTAGCTTGAAAGCTTTGAAGAAGTTCTACGATAATGGTGAATTGGCGGTGTTGAATAATGTCGGTTACCCAAACCCCGACCGGTCACATTTCCGCTCCATGGATATTTGGCAGTCGGCAAGTGATTCGGACAAGTATTTAAAAACAGGATGGCTAGGACGGATGTTGGATGCTACTTGCCCATCTGATGCAGGAGCATATTTTGGTTTGGAAGCTGGTGAGCAACTAAGCTTGGCCATGAAAGGAGAGCGCATGAAAGGAATGGCGGTGGATGATGTGAATCGTTTGTACCAAAGCACCAGAGATCAATTTTTGGTAGGGGCTAGCCATGCTCACGAACATCATGAACATCAGGTAGATTACCTGTATAAAACGCTGCAAGATGTAAAAAGCTCTGCCGCTTATTTGAAGGAAAAGTCAGGTTTGTATTCTTCTAAAATAGATTATCCTAAAAATCCACTGGCAAAAGAGCTAAGAGGAGTAGCCCAATTGATAAATGCAGGTGCGGAGAGTAAGATTTACTATACATCTATTTCTGGCTTCGATACGCACGCCAGACAGAAAGGTAAACAAGGTAATCTGCTGAAAAGTGTAGCTGAATCTTTGGATGCATTTGTGACCGATTTGAAAGTTGGAGGGCAGTTTGAAAACTCCTTGGTAATGGTATTTTCCGAATTTGGTAGAAGGGTGGAGGAAAACGGCAGCGAAGGTACGGATCATGGTACGGCAAACAACGTATGGCTGATTGGGGGTAAGTTAAAGAAAGCCGGTGTATTAAATACAGCTCCCGATTTGGTAAAGCTGAATAATGATGACCTTATTTATACTGAAGATTTTCGAAGTGTGTATGCCACTATTCTTAACGGGTGGCTGGCAACCAATAGCAATGATGTGCTGGGTGGAGAGTTTAGTAATTTAGGGTTTGTTTAG
- a CDS encoding phospholipase D-like domain-containing protein yields MKTVYRIIKNTKVLKGFIIIILFFGLFLETALGQSTLQPISISIPHVAFTNPSIIGEGKKDPSLFEEISQLINAVPSGETIHVAVFKLNEPLIIRALLQAEKRGVSVNVIIDEGSTSNETNLPTIPMLEEKINTFYAFDNDISKKSIIHNKFLICSKIVTTKGKIPNIILQTSANFQKKDAEKLQDLLIIQNKKIYDGYLKYWKIMEKLGKNNNWDSYAFFTASDDKSGYSANFLPLQKKDKSEKKDVVLDILKQIDNPTKTKIFASITKWDEGRDKVLEKLEQLQKKGTEMKIIISKLDDKEMRELIKDAADEVNVLNKKEARMHTRYILIDGIVNGEQTQLILTGSPNLTKRSLRYNFEVLLVLENHEHIFKQYISHFEACKALD; encoded by the coding sequence ATGAAAACAGTTTATCGAATTATCAAGAATACCAAAGTCCTCAAAGGCTTTATAATCATCATTCTGTTTTTTGGGCTTTTCCTCGAAACAGCCTTGGGGCAAAGCACTCTTCAACCCATTTCAATTTCAATTCCCCACGTAGCATTTACCAATCCTAGCATTATAGGTGAGGGCAAAAAAGACCCTTCTCTTTTTGAAGAGATAAGCCAATTGATAAATGCCGTTCCTTCTGGAGAAACTATTCATGTGGCGGTGTTTAAACTCAATGAGCCCCTCATCATCAGAGCTCTTCTACAAGCAGAAAAAAGAGGGGTTAGTGTCAATGTAATTATAGATGAAGGCTCTACCAGCAATGAGACAAACCTGCCAACCATCCCCATGCTCGAAGAAAAAATCAATACATTTTATGCATTTGATAATGATATTTCTAAGAAATCCATCATCCATAATAAATTTTTGATTTGCTCTAAAATAGTGACTACCAAGGGGAAAATCCCAAACATAATTTTGCAAACAAGTGCAAATTTTCAGAAAAAAGATGCAGAAAAATTACAAGACCTGCTTATCATCCAAAACAAAAAAATATATGATGGCTATCTGAAATACTGGAAAATCATGGAAAAACTTGGAAAAAACAACAACTGGGACTCTTATGCTTTTTTCACAGCTTCAGATGATAAATCAGGCTATTCGGCGAATTTTTTACCACTACAAAAAAAAGATAAGAGCGAAAAAAAAGATGTGGTTTTAGATATATTGAAACAGATAGACAACCCTACAAAAACTAAAATTTTTGCATCGATTACGAAATGGGACGAAGGAAGAGACAAAGTGCTTGAAAAACTTGAACAACTACAAAAAAAGGGCACTGAGATGAAAATAATAATAAGTAAGTTGGACGATAAGGAAATGAGAGAATTGATAAAGGATGCGGCAGACGAAGTGAACGTACTCAATAAAAAAGAAGCCCGCATGCACACCCGTTATATCCTCATCGATGGAATAGTAAATGGGGAACAGACACAATTGATTCTGACGGGCTCGCCCAATCTTACCAAAAGGTCGTTGAGGTATAACTTTGAAGTACTACTCGTACTCGAAAACCACGAGCACATCTTCAAACAATACATTTCCCATTTTGAAGCATGCAAAGCATTAGATTGA
- a CDS encoding PAS domain-containing protein encodes MKTKGFPFKLVKKQELIDLNNRYESISEEISQATEFIKGIEEGKLDKEYDEINTDSQLTVALLSMRDQLKKIAEEERERNWATEGLARFVDILRNNTTNINELGDLIISHVVKYLGANQGGLFTISEDQVQEEDVVLEMVACYAYERKKHMNKKVGVGEGLLGQAYLEKDTIYMTDLPEAYMSITSGLGKSNPKSLLIVPLKVNDNVYGVMELASFKAFPPYQIEFLEKLGENIASTLSTVKINERTQVLLEDSQMQAEQMRAQEEEMRQNMEELQATQEEMTRKQQETEAAFEQAYEQTQALMEKEGALNDSYKMLQAVIDNMPGAVFWKDKDLNYLGCNKYFAETAGFSSPEDIIGKSDYDLPWKEQAELYREDDAQVMTSNSSKIDFDEHQSQKDGSTSWLRTSKIPLANEEGVFAILGIFRDITEAKNQQEEAKKQGERVDEMEEEIQRLKQQLQEKESENEVLKKKIAQ; translated from the coding sequence ATGAAAACTAAAGGATTCCCATTTAAGCTTGTTAAAAAACAGGAGCTGATAGATTTAAACAATCGTTATGAAAGTATTTCGGAAGAAATAAGTCAGGCAACTGAATTTATTAAAGGTATAGAAGAAGGCAAGCTAGATAAAGAGTATGATGAAATTAATACTGATAGCCAACTCACAGTAGCTTTGCTGAGCATGCGCGACCAGCTCAAAAAGATAGCAGAAGAAGAAAGAGAGAGAAATTGGGCTACAGAAGGATTGGCAAGGTTTGTTGATATCTTAAGAAATAATACAACGAATATAAATGAGCTGGGTGACCTGATTATTTCCCATGTGGTAAAATACCTAGGAGCAAACCAAGGAGGCTTATTCACTATCAGTGAAGACCAAGTTCAAGAAGAAGATGTAGTGCTCGAAATGGTTGCTTGCTATGCTTATGAGCGTAAAAAGCACATGAACAAAAAAGTAGGTGTGGGCGAAGGTTTGCTTGGGCAGGCTTATTTGGAAAAGGACACTATTTATATGACTGATCTTCCTGAGGCATATATGAGTATTACCTCAGGTTTGGGCAAGTCAAATCCCAAAAGTTTGTTGATAGTTCCCTTAAAGGTAAACGATAACGTATATGGGGTGATGGAGTTGGCTTCTTTCAAAGCATTTCCTCCTTATCAAATTGAGTTCTTGGAAAAACTAGGGGAAAATATAGCTTCTACTCTTTCTACGGTTAAGATAAACGAAAGAACCCAAGTATTGCTAGAAGACTCTCAAATGCAGGCTGAGCAAATGAGGGCTCAAGAAGAAGAGATGCGGCAGAACATGGAAGAGTTGCAGGCGACGCAAGAAGAAATGACGAGGAAGCAACAGGAGACAGAAGCTGCTTTTGAGCAGGCTTATGAACAGACCCAAGCCCTGATGGAGAAGGAAGGTGCCCTGAACGACTCTTACAAAATGCTACAGGCTGTGATCGATAATATGCCTGGTGCTGTATTTTGGAAAGATAAAGACCTTAACTATTTGGGTTGTAATAAATATTTTGCCGAAACGGCTGGTTTTTCTTCTCCTGAAGATATAATTGGGAAATCTGATTATGACTTACCTTGGAAGGAACAGGCTGAGCTGTATAGAGAAGATGATGCGCAAGTAATGACCTCAAATTCAAGTAAAATAGACTTTGACGAGCACCAATCTCAAAAAGATGGCTCCACCTCATGGTTGCGTACTAGTAAAATCCCTTTGGCAAATGAGGAAGGTGTTTTTGCCATACTCGGAATATTTAGGGATATAACAGAGGCAAAAAACCAGCAGGAGGAAGCAAAAAAGCAAGGAGAACGAGTAGACGAAATGGAAGAAGAAATTCAGCGCCTGAAGCAGCAGCTCCAAGAAAAAGAATCAGAAAACGAAGTCCTTAAAAAGAAAATAGCACAATAA
- a CDS encoding phytoene/squalene synthase family protein gives MDHIKLYNDTALECSKLITKRYSTSFSLGIKTLDPKLHLPIYAIYGFVRYADEIVDTFHEHDKKRHLEQFKKDTYKAIEDKVSFNPVLHSFQLVVNQYSIDHELIEAFLVSMEMDLYKQDYTTEGYKKYIYGSAEVVGLMCLYVFCNGNQKQYDELLPAAKALGSAFQKVNFLRDMKSDFEDRGRVYFPGVDFKNFSQADRAAIEKDIQLDFDNAYQGIMKLPVSARAGVYLAYIYYLRLFDKIKSTPTAKILNERIRIPDAKKAILLFSTYLKFRLG, from the coding sequence ATGGATCATATTAAACTCTACAACGATACCGCACTGGAATGCAGTAAGCTTATCACCAAAAGGTACAGCACTTCGTTCTCATTGGGCATAAAGACACTTGACCCTAAGCTGCATCTTCCCATTTATGCTATTTATGGCTTTGTGCGCTACGCCGATGAAATTGTAGACACCTTCCACGAACACGACAAAAAGAGACACCTAGAGCAGTTCAAGAAAGATACATACAAAGCTATAGAAGATAAGGTAAGTTTCAATCCAGTACTCCACTCCTTTCAGCTTGTTGTAAACCAATACAGCATCGACCACGAACTCATAGAGGCTTTCCTTGTGAGTATGGAAATGGACTTATACAAGCAAGATTATACTACAGAAGGGTATAAGAAATATATTTATGGCTCGGCAGAGGTAGTCGGACTAATGTGCCTCTATGTTTTTTGTAATGGTAACCAAAAACAATATGACGAACTGCTACCTGCAGCCAAAGCTCTCGGCTCAGCTTTTCAAAAAGTAAACTTTCTTCGTGATATGAAAAGTGACTTCGAAGACAGGGGAAGAGTCTATTTCCCCGGAGTAGACTTCAAGAACTTTTCCCAAGCGGACAGGGCAGCTATTGAAAAAGACATCCAATTAGATTTTGATAATGCTTACCAAGGTATCATGAAACTACCCGTTTCCGCTAGAGCTGGGGTCTACCTTGCTTATATTTATTACCTCCGACTTTTCGATAAGATCAAGTCCACTCCCACGGCAAAAATCCTAAATGAAAGAATTAGGATTCCTGATGCAAAAAAAGCGATACTTCTATTTTCTACTTACCTAAAATTCCGATTAGGATAG